In Arachis hypogaea cultivar Tifrunner chromosome 17, arahy.Tifrunner.gnm2.J5K5, whole genome shotgun sequence, a single window of DNA contains:
- the LOC112765138 gene encoding probable serine/threonine-protein kinase WNK11: MPASAGNSNTYDREGEPFVEVDPTGRFGRYEDLLGYGAVKKVYRAFDQEEGIEVAWNQVRLRNFSDDLVLINRLHSEVELLRNLSNKYIIVCYSVWKDNDRQNINFITEVCTSGNLREYRKKHRHVSIKALKKWSKQVLEGLEYLHTHDPCIIHRDLNCSNIFVNGNIGQVKIGDLGLAAIVGRSHAAHSILGTPEYMAPELYEEDYTEMVDIYSFGLCVLEMVTMEIPYCECDSVAKIYKKVTMGIKPQSLNKVTDPEMKAFIEKCIAQPRARPSATDLLKDPFFSELNNDEE, encoded by the exons ATGCCTGCTAGTGCTGGGAACTCAAACACCTATGATAGAGAAGGGGAACcgtttgttgaagttgatccaactGGCCGGTTCGGCCGTTACGAAGATCTGCTTGGTTATGGCGCCGTGAAGAAGGTTTATAGGGCCTTTGATCAAGAAGAAGGCATTGAGGTTGCTTGGAATCAAGTTCGACTGCGGAATTTCAGTGACGATCTTGTTTTGATAAACAGGCTTCACTCTGAGGTTGAGTTGCTTAGAAACTTGAGCAACAAGTATATCATTGTTTGTTATAGTGTTTGGAAAGACAATGATCGCCAGAACATCAATTTCATCACTGAGGTTTGCACTTCTGGCAATTTGAGGGAATACCGGAAGAAGCACCGCCATGTTTCCATTAAGGCGTTGAAGAAGTGGTCGAAACAAGTCCTTGAAGGGCTGGAGTATCTTCATACTCATGATCCCTGCATTATACACAGAGATCTCAATTGTAGCAACATCTTTGTCAATGGGAACATTGGACAG GTGAAAATTGGTGATCTAGGATTGGCGGCGATAGTGGGGCGGAGCCATGCAGCGCATTCAATTTTAGGGACACCAGAGTATATGGCACCGGAGCTGTATGAGGAAGATTACACTGAGATGGTGGACATATACTCTTTTGGGCTGTGTGTACTTGAGATGGTTACAATGGAGATACCCTATTGTGAATGTGACAGTGTAGCCAAGATTTACAAAAAGGTTACAATGGGAATTAAGCCTCAATCCTTGAACAAAGTCACAGACCCAGAGATGAAGGCATTCATTGAAAAGTGCATAGCACAGCCAAGGG